A genomic stretch from Chiloscyllium plagiosum isolate BGI_BamShark_2017 chromosome 2, ASM401019v2, whole genome shotgun sequence includes:
- the ugcg gene encoding ceramide glucosyltransferase isoform X2 yields MHRGLGQEYKDISVPATERIRLNKKTTDKQPYSKLPGVSLLKPLKGVDPNLINNLETFFELDYPKFEILLCVQDHDDPAIDVCKKLQGKYPNVDARLFIGGKKVGINPKINNLMPGYEVAKYELVWICDSGIRVKPDTLTDMANMMTEKVGLVHGLPYVADRQGFAATLEQVYFGTSHPRTYISANVTGFKCVTGMSCLMRKDVLDQAGGLIAFAQYIAEDYFMSKAIADRGWKFAMASQVAMQNSGSYSISLFQSRMIRWSKLRINMLPATIICEPISECFVASLIIGWAAHHVFKWDIMVFFMCHCLAWFISDYIQLRGVQGGPLCFSKLDYAVAWFIRESMTIYIFLSALWDPTIRWRTGRYRLRCGGTAEEIIDV; encoded by the exons GCGCATTCGACTAAACAAGAAGACAACAGACAAACAACCTTATAGCAAGCTTCCTGGTGTGTCCCTGCTTAAACCCTTGAAAGGAGTGGATCCAAACCTCATAAACAACTTGGAAACTTTCTTTGAGCTTGATTACCCAAAA TTTGAAATACTCCTTTGTGTACAAGACCATGATGATCCGGCAATCGATGTTTGTAAGAAATTGCAGGGAAAATACCCAAATGTGGATGCCAGATTATTTATTG GTGGCAAAAAGGTTGGCATTAATCCCAAGATAAACAATTTGATGCCAGGTTATGAAGTAGCCAAATATGAACTTGTATGGATCTGTGACAGTGGAATTCGAG TGAAACCGGACACACTGACAGACATGGCCAACATGATGACTGAGAAAGTGGGCCTGGTGCATGGATTACCATATGTTGCTGACAGGCAGGGATTTGCTGCTACTTTAGAACAA GTATACTTTGGCACATCACATCCAAGAACATATATATCAGCCAATGTGACTGGCTTCAAATGTGTAACAGGAATGTCCTGTCTGATGAGAAAAGATGTATTAGATCAAGCTGGAGGCCTTATTGCTTTTGCTCAGTATATAGCTGAAGATTATTTTATGTCCAAGGCAATCGCAGACAG GGGATGGAAATTTGCTATGGCAAGTCAAGTAGCAATGCAAAATTCCGGCAGTTATTCTATTTCCCTGTTCCAGTCACGAATGATCAG GTGGTCAAAATTACGTATCAACATGCTGCCTGCTACAATTATATGTGAACCAATCTCTGAGTGCTTTGTTGCAAGTTTGATAATTGGATGGGCTGCTCATCATGTCTTCAAATGGGACATTATGGTATTTTTTATGTGTCACTGCTTGGCATGGTTTATATCTGATTATATCCAGCTCAGAGGAGTCCAG GGTGGTCCTCTATGTTTCTCGAAACTTGATTATGCAGTAGCTTGGTTTATCAGAGAATCCATGACAATATACATATTCTTGTCTGCCCTCTGGGATCCCACTATAAGGTGGCGGACAGGACGTTACAGACTGCGTTGTGGTGGCACAGCTGAAGAAATCATTGATGTATGA
- the ugcg gene encoding ceramide glucosyltransferase isoform X1: MAVLELALQGLSIFGLILFVILWLMHFMSIVYGRIRLNKKTTDKQPYSKLPGVSLLKPLKGVDPNLINNLETFFELDYPKFEILLCVQDHDDPAIDVCKKLQGKYPNVDARLFIGGKKVGINPKINNLMPGYEVAKYELVWICDSGIRVKPDTLTDMANMMTEKVGLVHGLPYVADRQGFAATLEQVYFGTSHPRTYISANVTGFKCVTGMSCLMRKDVLDQAGGLIAFAQYIAEDYFMSKAIADRGWKFAMASQVAMQNSGSYSISLFQSRMIRWSKLRINMLPATIICEPISECFVASLIIGWAAHHVFKWDIMVFFMCHCLAWFISDYIQLRGVQGGPLCFSKLDYAVAWFIRESMTIYIFLSALWDPTIRWRTGRYRLRCGGTAEEIIDV; encoded by the exons GCGCATTCGACTAAACAAGAAGACAACAGACAAACAACCTTATAGCAAGCTTCCTGGTGTGTCCCTGCTTAAACCCTTGAAAGGAGTGGATCCAAACCTCATAAACAACTTGGAAACTTTCTTTGAGCTTGATTACCCAAAA TTTGAAATACTCCTTTGTGTACAAGACCATGATGATCCGGCAATCGATGTTTGTAAGAAATTGCAGGGAAAATACCCAAATGTGGATGCCAGATTATTTATTG GTGGCAAAAAGGTTGGCATTAATCCCAAGATAAACAATTTGATGCCAGGTTATGAAGTAGCCAAATATGAACTTGTATGGATCTGTGACAGTGGAATTCGAG TGAAACCGGACACACTGACAGACATGGCCAACATGATGACTGAGAAAGTGGGCCTGGTGCATGGATTACCATATGTTGCTGACAGGCAGGGATTTGCTGCTACTTTAGAACAA GTATACTTTGGCACATCACATCCAAGAACATATATATCAGCCAATGTGACTGGCTTCAAATGTGTAACAGGAATGTCCTGTCTGATGAGAAAAGATGTATTAGATCAAGCTGGAGGCCTTATTGCTTTTGCTCAGTATATAGCTGAAGATTATTTTATGTCCAAGGCAATCGCAGACAG GGGATGGAAATTTGCTATGGCAAGTCAAGTAGCAATGCAAAATTCCGGCAGTTATTCTATTTCCCTGTTCCAGTCACGAATGATCAG GTGGTCAAAATTACGTATCAACATGCTGCCTGCTACAATTATATGTGAACCAATCTCTGAGTGCTTTGTTGCAAGTTTGATAATTGGATGGGCTGCTCATCATGTCTTCAAATGGGACATTATGGTATTTTTTATGTGTCACTGCTTGGCATGGTTTATATCTGATTATATCCAGCTCAGAGGAGTCCAG GGTGGTCCTCTATGTTTCTCGAAACTTGATTATGCAGTAGCTTGGTTTATCAGAGAATCCATGACAATATACATATTCTTGTCTGCCCTCTGGGATCCCACTATAAGGTGGCGGACAGGACGTTACAGACTGCGTTGTGGTGGCACAGCTGAAGAAATCATTGATGTATGA
- the ugcg gene encoding ceramide glucosyltransferase isoform X3 has protein sequence MAVLELALQGLSIFGLILFVILWLMHFMSIVYGRIRLNKKTTDKQPYSKLPGVSLLKPLKGVDPNLINNLETFFELDYPKFEILLCVQDHDDPAIDVCKKLQGKYPNVDARLFIGGKKVGINPKINNLMPGYEVAKYELVWICDSGIRVKPDTLTDMANMMTEKVGLVHGLPYVADRQGFAATLEQVYFGTSHPRTYISANVTGFKCVTGMSCLMRKDVLDQAGGLIAFAQYIAEDYFMSKAIADRGWKFAMASQVAMQNSGSYSISLFQSRMIRWSKLRINMLPATIICEPISECFVASLIIGWAAHHVFKWDIMVFFMCHCLAWFISDYIQLRGVQ, from the exons GCGCATTCGACTAAACAAGAAGACAACAGACAAACAACCTTATAGCAAGCTTCCTGGTGTGTCCCTGCTTAAACCCTTGAAAGGAGTGGATCCAAACCTCATAAACAACTTGGAAACTTTCTTTGAGCTTGATTACCCAAAA TTTGAAATACTCCTTTGTGTACAAGACCATGATGATCCGGCAATCGATGTTTGTAAGAAATTGCAGGGAAAATACCCAAATGTGGATGCCAGATTATTTATTG GTGGCAAAAAGGTTGGCATTAATCCCAAGATAAACAATTTGATGCCAGGTTATGAAGTAGCCAAATATGAACTTGTATGGATCTGTGACAGTGGAATTCGAG TGAAACCGGACACACTGACAGACATGGCCAACATGATGACTGAGAAAGTGGGCCTGGTGCATGGATTACCATATGTTGCTGACAGGCAGGGATTTGCTGCTACTTTAGAACAA GTATACTTTGGCACATCACATCCAAGAACATATATATCAGCCAATGTGACTGGCTTCAAATGTGTAACAGGAATGTCCTGTCTGATGAGAAAAGATGTATTAGATCAAGCTGGAGGCCTTATTGCTTTTGCTCAGTATATAGCTGAAGATTATTTTATGTCCAAGGCAATCGCAGACAG GGGATGGAAATTTGCTATGGCAAGTCAAGTAGCAATGCAAAATTCCGGCAGTTATTCTATTTCCCTGTTCCAGTCACGAATGATCAG GTGGTCAAAATTACGTATCAACATGCTGCCTGCTACAATTATATGTGAACCAATCTCTGAGTGCTTTGTTGCAAGTTTGATAATTGGATGGGCTGCTCATCATGTCTTCAAATGGGACATTATGGTATTTTTTATGTGTCACTGCTTGGCATGGTTTATATCTGATTATATCCAGCTCAGAGGAGTCCAG TAG